The window GCGGAGTGTGCTCGGTGAACCGCGTCTCGGCGGCCGCGCCGGCAGTGGTGGTCGGCGCCGGGGTGGCTGTTTTACCGGGCATCAGGTTCCTCAGTTCTCCTCAGTCGACGGTTCGCGGAAGACGACCCACTTGAGCATCACGAAATTGATCACGGTGGCTGTGGCCTGCGACACGGCCCAGCACAGTGTGTGCTGCCACGCGGACGGCGGCAGCACCTCCAGCATGAGCTGGTTCACCCCGACCGCGACGAAGAACGTCACGGTGTAGAGCAGGACGAACGAGCCGACCTGCGCCTTCCCGTCACGGCGCCCGCCGGCGAAGGTGAACTTGCGGTTCAGGAAGAACGCCGTGGTGGTGCCCACGATGAAACTGATAGCGCGGGCGACGTCGACCCACGGTGAAGTGGCCATCCCGGCCACCTGGGTCAGCAGCGTGTACGTGCCCAGGTCGACCAGGGCGCAGAAGCCGCCGATCAGGGCGAAGCGAATCAGCTGCGCGAGCAGTCCGATGTCGGACGGCTGCGCAGCCTGCATGTCGGC of the Amycolatopsis sp. NBC_01488 genome contains:
- a CDS encoding GtrA family protein produces the protein MVATDPQADMQAAQPSDIGLLAQLIRFALIGGFCALVDLGTYTLLTQVAGMATSPWVDVARAISFIVGTTTAFFLNRKFTFAGGRRDGKAQVGSFVLLYTVTFFVAVGVNQLMLEVLPPSAWQHTLCWAVSQATATVINFVMLKWVVFREPSTEEN